One Rattus norvegicus strain BN/NHsdMcwi chromosome 18, GRCr8, whole genome shotgun sequence DNA segment encodes these proteins:
- the Nars1 gene encoding asparagine--tRNA ligase, cytoplasmic isoform 3 (isoform 3 is encoded by transcript variant 3), with amino-acid sequence MSSEVIRGTADMVLAELYVSDREGNDATGDGTKEKPFKTGLKALMTVGKEPFPTIYVDSQKENERWDVISKSQMKNIKKMWHREQMKSDSREKKEAEDNLRREKNLEEAKKIIIKNDPSLPEPACVKISALEGYRGQRVKVFGWVHRLRRQGKNLMFLVLRDGTGYLQCVLSDDLCQCYNGVVLSTESSVAVYGTLNLTPKGKQAPGGHELSCDFWELVGLAPAGGADNLINEESDVDVQLNNRHMMIRGENMSKILKARSMITRCFRDHFFDRGYCEVTTPTLVQTQVEGGATLFKLDYFGEEAFLTQSSQLYLETCLPALGDVFCIAQSYRAEQSRTRRHLAEFTHVEAECPFLTFEDLLSRLEDLVCDVVDRVLKSPVASIVYDLNPNFKAPKRPFRRMNYSDAIEWLREHDVKKEDGTFYEFGDDIPEAPERLMTDTINEPILLCRFPVEIKSFYMQRCPEDPRLTESVDVLMPNVGEIVGGSMRSWDSEEILEGYKREGIDPAPYYWYTDQRKYGTCPHGGYGLGLERFLSWILNRYHIRDVCLYPRFLQRCRP; translated from the exons ATGTCCTCAGAGGTGATCAGGGGGACTGCAGACATGGTTCTAG caGAGCTCTATGTCTCTGACCGAGAAGGAAATGACGCAACGGGGGATGGAACCAAGGAGAAACCATTTAAAACAGGCCTAAAG GCTTTGATGACAGTTGGAAAAGAGCCGTTTCCCACCATTTATGTGGATTCACAGAAGGAAAATGAG AGGTGGGACGTTATTTCTAAGTCACAGATGAAGAACATCAAAAAGATGTGGCACCGAGAACAGATGAAGAGTGATTCCCGGGAGAAGAAAGAG gcaGAAGATAACTTACGAAGAGAAAAGAACCTGGAGGAAGCaaaaaaaattatcattaaaAACGACCCGAGCCTGCCGGAGccagcatgt GTAAAGATTAGTGCATTAGAAGGatacagaggccagagagtgAAGGTGTTTGGCTGGGTCCACAGGTTACGAAGGCAAG GAAAGAATCTGATGTTTTTGGTGTTGCGAGATGGTACGGGTTATCTTCAGTGTGTCTTGTCAGATGACTTG TGTCAGTGTTACAATGGAGTAGTCTTGTCCACTGAGAGTAGCGTGGCGGTATACGGGACACTGAACCTAACTCCAAAGGGCAAACAG GCTCCGGGAGGCCATGAGCTGAGCTGTGACTTCTGGGAACTGGTGGGGCTGGCCCCAGCTGGAGGAGCTGACAACCTGATCAATGAGGAGTCTGATGTGGACGTCCAGCTCAACAACCGGCATATGATGATCCGGGGAGAGAACATGTCCAAAATCCTGAAAGCACGGTCCATGATCACCAGGTGCTTTAGGGACCACTTCTTCGACAGAGGCTACTGTGAA GTAACCACTCCAACACTGGTGCAGACACAGGTGGAAGGTGGGGCCACACTCTTCAAGCTTGACTATTTTGGGGAAGAAGCATTTTTGACCCAGTCCTCACAGCTGTACCTGGAGACCTGCCTTCCAGCCCTGGGAGATGTTTTTTGCATAGCCCAGTCTTACAGGGCTGAACAGTCCAGGACACGAAGGCATCTGGCTGA GTTCACTCACGTGGAAGCCGAGTGTCCTTTCCTGACCTTCGAGGACCTCCTGAGCCGTCTAGAGGACCTGGTGTGTGACGTGGTGGACAGAGTCTTGAAGTCACCAGTGGCGAGCATAGTGTATGACCTTAACCCG AACTTTAAAGCCCCCAAACGGCCTTTCCGGCGGATGAACTATTCAGATGCCATTGAGTGGCTGAGGGAGCACGATGTAAAGAAAGAAGACGGGACGTTCTACGAGTTCGGAGAC GATATTCCCGAAGCGCCTGAGAGACTGATGACAGACACCATTAATGAACCAATCCTGCTGTGTCGGTTTCCTGTGGAGATCAAGTCCTTCTACATGCAGCGCTGTCCTGAGGATCCTCGGCTTACCGAATCT GTGGATGTGTTGATGCCCAATGTCGGTGAGATTGTGGGAGGCTCAATGCGCTCCTGGGACAGTGAGGAGATTCTAGAAGGCTATAAAAGGGAAGGGATTGACCCCGCTCCTTATTACTGGTATACAGATCAG agaaaatatggtacatgtcCTCACGGAGGGTATGGCTTGGGCTTGGAACGATTTCTAAGCTGGATTCTGAACAGGTATCACATCCGAGACGTGTGCTTGTACCCGAGATTTCTCCAGCGCTGCAGGCCATAA
- the Nars1 gene encoding asparagine--tRNA ligase, cytoplasmic isoform 1 (isoform 1 is encoded by transcript variant 1), whose amino-acid sequence MSSEVIRGTADMVLELYVSDREGNDATGDGTKEKPFKTGLKALMTVGKEPFPTIYVDSQKENERWDVISKSQMKNIKKMWHREQMKSDSREKKEAEDNLRREKNLEEAKKIIIKNDPSLPEPACVKISALEGYRGQRVKVFGWVHRLRRQGKNLMFLVLRDGTGYLQCVLSDDLCQCYNGVVLSTESSVAVYGTLNLTPKGKQAPGGHELSCDFWELVGLAPAGGADNLINEESDVDVQLNNRHMMIRGENMSKILKARSMITRCFRDHFFDRGYCEVTTPTLVQTQVEGGATLFKLDYFGEEAFLTQSSQLYLETCLPALGDVFCIAQSYRAEQSRTRRHLAEFTHVEAECPFLTFEDLLSRLEDLVCDVVDRVLKSPVASIVYDLNPNFKAPKRPFRRMNYSDAIEWLREHDVKKEDGTFYEFGDDIPEAPERLMTDTINEPILLCRFPVEIKSFYMQRCPEDPRLTESVDVLMPNVGEIVGGSMRSWDSEEILEGYKREGIDPAPYYWYTDQRKYGTCPHGGYGLGLERFLSWILNRYHIRDVCLYPRFLQRCRP is encoded by the exons ATGTCCTCAGAGGTGATCAGGGGGACTGCAGACATGGTTCTAG AGCTCTATGTCTCTGACCGAGAAGGAAATGACGCAACGGGGGATGGAACCAAGGAGAAACCATTTAAAACAGGCCTAAAG GCTTTGATGACAGTTGGAAAAGAGCCGTTTCCCACCATTTATGTGGATTCACAGAAGGAAAATGAG AGGTGGGACGTTATTTCTAAGTCACAGATGAAGAACATCAAAAAGATGTGGCACCGAGAACAGATGAAGAGTGATTCCCGGGAGAAGAAAGAG gcaGAAGATAACTTACGAAGAGAAAAGAACCTGGAGGAAGCaaaaaaaattatcattaaaAACGACCCGAGCCTGCCGGAGccagcatgt GTAAAGATTAGTGCATTAGAAGGatacagaggccagagagtgAAGGTGTTTGGCTGGGTCCACAGGTTACGAAGGCAAG GAAAGAATCTGATGTTTTTGGTGTTGCGAGATGGTACGGGTTATCTTCAGTGTGTCTTGTCAGATGACTTG TGTCAGTGTTACAATGGAGTAGTCTTGTCCACTGAGAGTAGCGTGGCGGTATACGGGACACTGAACCTAACTCCAAAGGGCAAACAG GCTCCGGGAGGCCATGAGCTGAGCTGTGACTTCTGGGAACTGGTGGGGCTGGCCCCAGCTGGAGGAGCTGACAACCTGATCAATGAGGAGTCTGATGTGGACGTCCAGCTCAACAACCGGCATATGATGATCCGGGGAGAGAACATGTCCAAAATCCTGAAAGCACGGTCCATGATCACCAGGTGCTTTAGGGACCACTTCTTCGACAGAGGCTACTGTGAA GTAACCACTCCAACACTGGTGCAGACACAGGTGGAAGGTGGGGCCACACTCTTCAAGCTTGACTATTTTGGGGAAGAAGCATTTTTGACCCAGTCCTCACAGCTGTACCTGGAGACCTGCCTTCCAGCCCTGGGAGATGTTTTTTGCATAGCCCAGTCTTACAGGGCTGAACAGTCCAGGACACGAAGGCATCTGGCTGA GTTCACTCACGTGGAAGCCGAGTGTCCTTTCCTGACCTTCGAGGACCTCCTGAGCCGTCTAGAGGACCTGGTGTGTGACGTGGTGGACAGAGTCTTGAAGTCACCAGTGGCGAGCATAGTGTATGACCTTAACCCG AACTTTAAAGCCCCCAAACGGCCTTTCCGGCGGATGAACTATTCAGATGCCATTGAGTGGCTGAGGGAGCACGATGTAAAGAAAGAAGACGGGACGTTCTACGAGTTCGGAGAC GATATTCCCGAAGCGCCTGAGAGACTGATGACAGACACCATTAATGAACCAATCCTGCTGTGTCGGTTTCCTGTGGAGATCAAGTCCTTCTACATGCAGCGCTGTCCTGAGGATCCTCGGCTTACCGAATCT GTGGATGTGTTGATGCCCAATGTCGGTGAGATTGTGGGAGGCTCAATGCGCTCCTGGGACAGTGAGGAGATTCTAGAAGGCTATAAAAGGGAAGGGATTGACCCCGCTCCTTATTACTGGTATACAGATCAG agaaaatatggtacatgtcCTCACGGAGGGTATGGCTTGGGCTTGGAACGATTTCTAAGCTGGATTCTGAACAGGTATCACATCCGAGACGTGTGCTTGTACCCGAGATTTCTCCAGCGCTGCAGGCCATAA
- the Nars1 gene encoding asparagine--tRNA ligase, cytoplasmic isoform 2 (isoform 2 is encoded by transcript variant 2), with the protein MSSEVIRGTADMVLAELYVSDREGNDATGDGTKEKPFKTGLKRWDVISKSQMKNIKKMWHREQMKSDSREKKEVKISALEGYRGQRVKVFGWVHRLRRQGKNLMFLVLRDGTGYLQCVLSDDLCQCYNGVVLSTESSVAVYGTLNLTPKGKQAPGGHELSCDFWELVGLAPAGGADNLINEESDVDVQLNNRHMMIRGENMSKILKARSMITRCFRDHFFDRGYCEVTTPTLVQTQVEGGATLFKLDYFGEEAFLTQSSQLYLETCLPALGDVFCIAQSYRAEQSRTRRHLAEFTHVEAECPFLTFEDLLSRLEDLVCDVVDRVLKSPVASIVYDLNPNFKAPKRPFRRMNYSDAIEWLREHDVKKEDGTFYEFGDDIPEAPERLMTDTINEPILLCRFPVEIKSFYMQRCPEDPRLTESVDVLMPNVGEIVGGSMRSWDSEEILEGYKREGIDPAPYYWYTDQRKYGTCPHGGYGLGLERFLSWILNRYHIRDVCLYPRFLQRCRP; encoded by the exons ATGTCCTCAGAGGTGATCAGGGGGACTGCAGACATGGTTCTAG caGAGCTCTATGTCTCTGACCGAGAAGGAAATGACGCAACGGGGGATGGAACCAAGGAGAAACCATTTAAAACAGGCCTAAAG AGGTGGGACGTTATTTCTAAGTCACAGATGAAGAACATCAAAAAGATGTGGCACCGAGAACAGATGAAGAGTGATTCCCGGGAGAAGAAAGAG GTAAAGATTAGTGCATTAGAAGGatacagaggccagagagtgAAGGTGTTTGGCTGGGTCCACAGGTTACGAAGGCAAG GAAAGAATCTGATGTTTTTGGTGTTGCGAGATGGTACGGGTTATCTTCAGTGTGTCTTGTCAGATGACTTG TGTCAGTGTTACAATGGAGTAGTCTTGTCCACTGAGAGTAGCGTGGCGGTATACGGGACACTGAACCTAACTCCAAAGGGCAAACAG GCTCCGGGAGGCCATGAGCTGAGCTGTGACTTCTGGGAACTGGTGGGGCTGGCCCCAGCTGGAGGAGCTGACAACCTGATCAATGAGGAGTCTGATGTGGACGTCCAGCTCAACAACCGGCATATGATGATCCGGGGAGAGAACATGTCCAAAATCCTGAAAGCACGGTCCATGATCACCAGGTGCTTTAGGGACCACTTCTTCGACAGAGGCTACTGTGAA GTAACCACTCCAACACTGGTGCAGACACAGGTGGAAGGTGGGGCCACACTCTTCAAGCTTGACTATTTTGGGGAAGAAGCATTTTTGACCCAGTCCTCACAGCTGTACCTGGAGACCTGCCTTCCAGCCCTGGGAGATGTTTTTTGCATAGCCCAGTCTTACAGGGCTGAACAGTCCAGGACACGAAGGCATCTGGCTGA GTTCACTCACGTGGAAGCCGAGTGTCCTTTCCTGACCTTCGAGGACCTCCTGAGCCGTCTAGAGGACCTGGTGTGTGACGTGGTGGACAGAGTCTTGAAGTCACCAGTGGCGAGCATAGTGTATGACCTTAACCCG AACTTTAAAGCCCCCAAACGGCCTTTCCGGCGGATGAACTATTCAGATGCCATTGAGTGGCTGAGGGAGCACGATGTAAAGAAAGAAGACGGGACGTTCTACGAGTTCGGAGAC GATATTCCCGAAGCGCCTGAGAGACTGATGACAGACACCATTAATGAACCAATCCTGCTGTGTCGGTTTCCTGTGGAGATCAAGTCCTTCTACATGCAGCGCTGTCCTGAGGATCCTCGGCTTACCGAATCT GTGGATGTGTTGATGCCCAATGTCGGTGAGATTGTGGGAGGCTCAATGCGCTCCTGGGACAGTGAGGAGATTCTAGAAGGCTATAAAAGGGAAGGGATTGACCCCGCTCCTTATTACTGGTATACAGATCAG agaaaatatggtacatgtcCTCACGGAGGGTATGGCTTGGGCTTGGAACGATTTCTAAGCTGGATTCTGAACAGGTATCACATCCGAGACGTGTGCTTGTACCCGAGATTTCTCCAGCGCTGCAGGCCATAA